The genomic DNA TCCCTGAAAAGGGAAAGCGGGGAGCCTTCAAACAAGGCTGTGAGCCTGCGGGAGAGGTTTACCTGGTATGCGTCCCCCTCGGCTATTCTACTTTGTATATCTTTTATCTTGCGGATGTAGTCTGCCTTGCTTTCATCGCATTCAAACGGGGAGATGAAATACTGTTGCTCCTGTTCGGCGGAGTTGTTGTCTTTTGAAACCGGATATTCACCGGTGAACGAGACGTCGTGCGCCTTTGATAAAAGGGAATCAAAAATGCGGACGGTGGCGTACATTCCGCACCAGAGCGGAGCTTCGCCTGCTCTGTTTTTTCGCGCGGGGAGCTTTTCGAAACGGCGATTTAGCTCGTACGGCAGAAGGAAGACAAGGCCGCCGTCGAAGCAGGGGATGGATGATTCCTCTTTCGGCAGATGCCGGTGCAGGATATCGATGACTTCTTCCGGCGATGTTCTGAAAGTAAAGGTCTCGCCGCCATATTTCAGGAGCGTTTCCCCTTTCTCTGCCGATATGGTGAAGAGAGGTTTTACCGCCGCGATGGAGAATCTCCCGTTTCCGGAAACGGAATCGCCGCCAAGGAGCAGGATATCCCCTTCGGCTCCGGTCTCAATAGAGTTGAAGTACTCCATTGGGTCGTTGTAGGGGACTTCGGTCACGATCCGTCTCCCTAAAAGCGGGAAAATATCCGCGACCTTTTTTTCGAAAGCGTCAGTCATTAGAAATATTTGCCCTTTCCTATCAGTGGCTGTGATATTAACATAACGGGTAATAGATTATGTAATGGAGATGATATGGGGAAAATCGCCTGGGGTATAACCGGCGCGGGGCATATGCTGAGGGAGAGCGCCGACGTTATCGGTAGAGCAGGAGAGGCCGATGTATTCGTCTCTCCGGCAGGGATAGAGGTAGTTTCCATCTACAAGGTGCCGCTCCCCTCAAAGCCGCTTTCCGACAGGTCGGCATCCACCGTAGCAGTGAAAGGTTTCTTCACAGGGAAATACGATCTGCTGGTAATTTCGCCTGCTACGTCCAATTCGGTCGCCAAGTTTGTCTGCGGGATATCCGATTCTCTTATCACGAACCTCTTCGCGCAGGCCGGGAA from Nitrospinota bacterium includes the following:
- the pabB gene encoding aminodeoxychorismate synthase component I, translating into MTDAFEKKVADIFPLLGRRIVTEVPYNDPMEYFNSIETGAEGDILLLGGDSVSGNGRFSIAAVKPLFTISAEKGETLLKYGGETFTFRTSPEEVIDILHRHLPKEESSIPCFDGGLVFLLPYELNRRFEKLPARKNRAGEAPLWCGMYATVRIFDSLLSKAHDVSFTGEYPVSKDNNSAEQEQQYFISPFECDESKADYIRKIKDIQSRIAEGDAYQVNLSRRLTALFEGSPLSLFRDLAIINPSSFGAYINGGDFHFISMSPELFFRTEGNHITTKPIKGTSPRSEDPDIDAQNKNILKLSEKDKAENVMIVDLMRNDLSRICSPGSVKVSSLFNCESLPTVHHLVSTVEGELKNEISFPRIIRALFPGGSVTGAPKIKSMEIIQELETTPRGFYCGALTCCGINGNITASILIRTLTIANGKAEYRTGGGITAYSDPEQEFAETGYKAKVLLELQKKGDTQKCLEPTR
- a CDS encoding flavoprotein translates to MGKIAWGITGAGHMLRESADVIGRAGEADVFVSPAGIEVVSIYKVPLPSKPLSDRSASTVAVKGFFTGKYDLLVISPATSNSVAKFVCGISDSLITNLFAQAGKARVPIVVFPTDLEEVVESTGATKPVKVFPRPVDLENTARLKSFPGVTVVENIAELEGAIKRARGLT